From the Streptomyces sp. Sge12 genome, the window TGGTCGACTGCTGGACGGTGGTCATCGGCCCGTAGGTCCCGCGGGCGGCGGAGATCGCGATGACGGTGGCCGTGTCGGCGGCCGCCATCATGGCCTGGCCCGAGAGGCCGCCGCCGTCCCGGGCCAGCTCGTCGGACCAGGGCAGCCGCAGTACGGCGTGCCGCTCCCCGGTCTCCTGGACGGTCAGTCCGAGGGCGAGCACCCAGGGGGCGAAGTTGTCGGAAAGGATCTTGTCTGCGTCTGCCGGTGAGATCGTCACCGGGCGATTGTGGCGGTCCGGCCGGACCGCCACAATCCCCTTTCGGTCAGAGAGCGGCGGCCAGTTCCGTGCCCTGCCGGATGGCCCGCTTGGCGTCGAGCTCGGCCGCCACGTCGGCGCCGCCGATCAGGTGGGCCGGGATGCCCGCCTCGCGCAGCGCCTCGTACAGGTCGCGGCGCGGCTCCTGGCCCGTGCACAGGACCACCGTGTCGGCGGGCACGAGGTGCTGTTCGCCGCCGACGGTGATGTGCAGGCCCTGGTCGTCGATGCGGTCGTACGTGGCCCCGGCGACGGAGACGACGCCCCGGTGCTTGAGCTCCGCGCGGTGGATCCAGCCGGTGGTGGTACCCAGGTCCTTGCCGACCTTGGTGGCCTTGCGCTGGAGGAGGTGGACCCGGCGCGGCGGCGCGGGGCGCTCGGGGGCGGTGAGCCCGCCGGGGCCGGCGTACGTGGTGTCCACGCCCCAGTGGCGGAAGTAGACGTCGGGGTCCTGGGAGGCGCCCTCGCCGCTGTCGGTGAGGAACTCGGCCACGTCGAAGCCGATGCCGCCGGCGCCGACGACGGCGACGCGCTCGCCGACGGGGGCCCCGTCGCGCAGCACGTCGAGGTAGCTGACGACATTGGCGTGGTCGACGCCCTCGATGTCGGGGGTGCGGGGGGTGACGCCGGTGGCGATGACGACCTCGTCGTAGCCCTGGAGGGTCTCCACGTCGGCGCGGGTGTTCAGGCGGACCTCCACGCCGGACTCCACCAGCTGGGTGCCGAAGTAGCGGATGGTCTCCTCGAACTCCTCCTTGCCGGGGATGCGGCGGGCGACGTCGAGCTGGCCGCCGATGTGGCCGGAGGCCTCGAAGAGGGTGACGGCGTGGCCGCGGCCGGCGGCGGAGACGGAGCAGGCGAGGCCGGCCGGACCGGCGCCGACGACGGCGACGCGCTTCTTCGTCCGCGTCGGGGACAGGACGAGCTCGGTCTCGTGGCAGGCCCGCGGATTGACCAGGCAGCTGGTGATCTTGCCGCTGAAGGTGTGGTCGAGGCAGGCCTGGTTGCAGCCGATGCAGGTGTTGATCGTCTCGGAGCGGCCGGCCGCGGCCTTGGCGACGAAGTCGGCGTCGGCCAGGAAGGGGCGGGCCAGGGAGACCAGGTCGGCGCGGCCGTCGGCGAGCAGTTCCTCGGCGATCTCCGGGGTGTTGATGCGGTTGCTGGTGACGAGGGGGACGCTCACCGCACCCATCAGCCGCTTGGTGACCCAGGTGTACGCGCCGCGCGGGACGGAGGTGGCGATGGTGGGGATGCGGGCCTCGTGCCAGCCGATGCCGGTGTTGATGATGGTGGCGCCGGCCGCCTCGATCTCCTTGGCGAGGTGGACGACCTCGTCGAGGGTGGAGCCACCGGGGATCAGGTCGAGCATCGAGAGCCGGTAGACGATGATGAAGTCCTCGCCGACGGCCTCGCGGGTGCGCCGGACGATCTCCAGCGGGAAGCGGACGCGGTTCTCGTAGGCGCCGCCCCAGCGGTCGGTGCGCTTGTTCGTCGCGGCGGCGATGAACTCGTTGACGAGGTAGCCCTCGGAGCCCATGATCTCGACGCCGTCGTAGCCGGCGAGCTTGGCGAGGCGGGCGGCGCGGACGAAGTCCTCGACGGTGCCCTCGACCTCGGCGTCGGTGAGCTCGTTGGGGACGAAGGGGCTGATGGGGGCCTGGATGGCGCTCGGCGCGACCAGGTCCTTGTGGTAGGCGTAGCGGCCGAAGTGGAGGATCTGCATTGCGATCTTCCCGCCCTCGGCGTGCACGGCCTCGGTGATCACCCGGTGCTCGGCGGCCTCGTCCTCGGTGGTGAGGCGGGACCCTCCCTCGAAGGGGCGGCCGGCGTCGTTCGGGGAGATGCCGCCGGTGACGATCAGGCCGGCGCCGCCGCGGGCGCGCTCGGCGTAGAAGGCGGCGAGCCGCTCGAAGCCGCCCTGGTGCTCTTCGAGGCCGGTGTGCATCGAGCCCATGATCACGCGGTTCGGCAGGGTGGTGAAGCCGAGGTCCAGGGGGCTCAACAGGTGCGGGTACCGGCTCTGGGAACTCATGGGGGCGCCTCCTCGCGCGGGGGTGATGAACCTGTTCTAGCGAGGGGAGGCAGGTTTTGCAACTAAGTGCATAACCAAAGCGGACGGCCGGGGACCATCCGCCCCCGAAATCCCGGGGCGGGGGCGCGGGCACCCCGCAACCCTGTGGCGGAGTTCACGCCGTCCCCCGTACCGTCGGCCGGATGACCGAGCACCGTACCCCGCCCGTGGACGGCGTCCGGCCGACCCACCCACCGTCCGGGAGCGCCGACGGCGATCGGCCGTTCCCCGGCGAGCTGCCCGACAGCGAACGGGCCCGGCGCTGGCTCGCCGAGGACGGCATCACGCAGACCGGCCCCGGCACCTGGTACGACGCCGAGCCGCCCGCACAGGTCCTCACCACGCAGGACCTGTGCAACGGACTCGGCTCGATGGCCTTCACCGACGAAAGGCTCGACGTCGCCGGCCGGCTGCGGGTGGCCCTCGGGCTGATGGACCTCCTGGGATGGCACCCCCTGGTGACGGATCAGATCCACACCGCGCACCTGGGACCGCAGGGCCCGCTCCCGCCGGACCTGCTGTGGGGCGGCTACCGCCGGCGGCTCGAGGCCGTGCCGGAGCACGAGGCGGTCACCTGCTCGCTCTGGTTCGACTGGTTCGAGTACGCCCCGACCGCGGCCGAGGCCTTCGCCGAGGTCCTCGGCAACGATCGCGCACGGCTGCTGCCGGACGCTCCCGAACCGCTGCTGCGCAGGGCCCGGCGGGTACTGGAGCACTCGGGCCCCGTGCCCTGGGCCACCAAGATCGACACCTACCGGGCCGCAGCCCGCGTACCCGCCCTCCACCACGCCGTCTTCCGCGCCGTCCTGCGCAGCCACCACGACACCTACGGGAGCGTCGACCCCGCCGACGGGCTCGCCCTCCTCGCCTCCCTGGAACTCCCGCCGGGCACCGAGCGCCTGGCCGCACTGCGCACCGCGCTGGCGGCAGGGCCCCCGCCCCGGGGAGCCGGGGCGGGGGCCGGGGGCGGGGTGGTCAGGGACGGCGCAGGCGGAGCGTGACGATCTGGAAGGGGCGCAGGGTGAGCGGGACGAGGCCCTCCGGGGTGGCGACCCCCACCGCCGTGCCCGGCAGGGGGCGCTCCAGCAGGTCGCTCTCCACGGCCGCCGCCACGGGGAAATCGGCGCTGAGGGTGGCCCGGGCGCGGCCGCCGCGGGACTCGTAGAGCCGGACGATCACATCGCCGCTGCGGTCCTCGGCCAGCTTGACCGCCTCCACCACCACCGCGTCCTCGTCGACGGCGACCAGCGGGGCGACCGGGCCCGCGCCGCGGACCACTCGTTCGGGCAGGTTCAGCGCGTGGCCCTCGCGGACGGCGTCGCCGATCCCGGCGCCGGGCGCGAGCGAGAACCGCAGGGTGTGGGACCCCTGGTCGGTCTCCGGGTCGGGGTAGCGCGGCGCGCGAAGCAGCGACAGCCGGACCGTGGTGGTCTGGCCGCCGTCGGCCCGGACGTCCCGGGTCACGTCGTGCCCGTACGTGGAGTCGTTCAGCAGCGCCACTCCCCAGCCGGGCTCCTCGGCGTGGATCCAGCGGTGGGCGCAGATCTCGAACTTGGCCGCCTCCCAGGAGGTGTTGGTGTGGGTGGCCCGGTGAACATGCCCGAACTGGGTCTCGGTAGCGGTCCGTTCGGCCTTCACGTCCAGCGGGAAGGCCGCCTTGAGGAACTTCTCCGTCTCGTGCCAGTCCACGTCCGTGACGATGTCGACCGTCTTGGCCCCGGCTCGCAGGGTGATCTGCTGGACCGCCTCGGACCGCCCGAAGGAGCGGGTCACGCGGACGGTCGCGGCCCGCGGGCCGCCCTCGGTGACCTCCAGCCGGTCCAGTTCCACGAGGTCGGTGACCCGGTTGCGGTAGAACGCGTCGACGTCCCAGGCGTCCCACATGTTCGGGAAGTCGGGGTGGATCTGGAGCAGGTTGGCCGCGGCGCCCGGGGCGACCGACTCCCGCCGCGCCTCCAGGTCGTAGACGGAGACGATCAGCCCCCGGCCGTCGATCTGCACGAGCAGGCGGCCGTTGGCCAGGACGTGCCCGCCGCCGTGCCGCTCCTCCACCGTGACCGGCTCCCGGGGCGCGACCGGGCGGCCCGCTCCGCCGGCCGGGACGCCCCGGCGGGCGTGCGGGGCGCAGTTGAAGACGAGCTCCTCGCCGCCCTGGCCGGCGAGCGCCTGCTGCGCGGCGAGGGTGACGGCCCGCAGCTCCTCCCCCAGCGCCGCGTACGTCTCGCGCGCCTCCCGGTGCACCCAGGCGATGGAGGAGCCCGGCAGGATGTCGTGGAACTGGTGGAGCAGGACCGTCTTCCAGATCCGCTCCAGGTCCTCGTACGGGTACGCGTACCCCGCGATCCGCACCGCGGCGGTCGCCGCCCACAACTCGGCCTCGCGCAGCAGGGATTCGCTGCGCCGGTTGCCCTGCTTGGTCTTGGCCTGGGAGGTGTACGTACCGCGGTGCAGCTCCAGGTAGAGCTCGCCGGCCCAGACCGGCGCGTCCTGGTACTCGGCGTGGGCCTTCTCGAAGAAGGCGTCCGGGCGCTCGATCCGGACCTTCGGGGAGCCCTCCAGGTCCCGCTGGCGGCGGGCCCGGGCGAGGTGTTCGCGGGTGGGGCCGCCGCCGCCGTCGCCCCAGCCGAAGGGGGCGAGCGAGCGCGAACCGTGCCCCTTCTCGCGGTAGTTGCGTGCGGCGTGGGCCAACTGGGCGCCGCCGAGATCGCAGTTGTAGGTGTCGACGGGCGGGAAGTGGGTGAAGACCCGGGTGCCGTCGATGCCCTCCCACCAGAAGGTGTGGTGCGGGAACCTGTTGATCTGGGACCAGGAGATCTTCTGGGTGAGGAACCACTTGGAGCCGGAGAGCTTGACGATCTGCGGCATCGCGGCGGTGTAGCCGAAGGAGTCGGGGAGCCAGACGTTCTGCGTCTCGATGCCGAACTCGTCGAGGAAGAACTTCTTGCCGTAGAGGAACTGGCGGGCCATGGCCTCGCCGCCGACCATGTTGGTGTCGGACTCCACCCACATGCCGCCGACGGGCACGAACTGCCCGTCCGCGATCTTCTTCTTGATCCGCTCGAAGAGCTCGGGCCGGTACGTCTTGATCCAGTCGAGCTGCTGGGCCTGCGACATCGCGAAGACGAACTCCGGGTGATCGTCCATCAGGTTGACCATGTTGGAGGCGGTGCGCGAGACCTTGCGCACCGTCTCGCGCAGCGGCCACAGCCACGCGGAGTCGATGTGGGCGTGGCCGACCGCGCTGACGCGGTGCGCGGAGGCGTTGGCCGGGGCGGCGAGCACCCCGGCGAGCGCGGCGCGGGCCGCGGGCGCGGTGCCGGGTACGTCGCAGAGGTCGAGCGCGTCCAGGGCGGCGCCGATGGCCCGCAGGATCTCGTACCGGCGGGCGTCCGCGGTGTCGAGCTGGACCATCAGGTCGTAGAGCACCTCCAGGTCCTGGACCAGTTCCCAGACCTGTGTCTCGAAGACGGTGAGCTCCATCCGGGCGAGCCGGTACAGGGGCTGGTCGCCGCTGGTCGGCAGGTCCCCCTCGTACGTGACCGCGTGGTCGACCAGGACCGGGTTGGAGGCGGCCTCGACGTACCACTCGACCTGCTCGCCGCCCTCGGCGCGGTCGGCCACGCGCACCCAGTCGTTGTACGGGTTGAGCGCCTTGATCTCGCCGCCGTCGGCCCGGTGGACCAGGCCCTCGCACTGGAATCCGGGCATCATCCGGTCGAAGCCGAGGTCGAGGACGGCTTCCACGGTACGGCCGGCCCAGTCAGCGGGGACGGTGCCGGTGACCTTGAACCAGGTGGTGCCCCAGGCCGGGCCCCACGGGTCGCCGACGGCGCAGGGCCCGTAGCTCGCCGCGAGGCCCTCGGCGACGGGCACGGGCTCGCCGGGAGCCTCCCAGCGCTCGACGGTCAGCGGGATCGCGCGGGAGTGGACGGCTGGCTTGACCCGCTCCTTGAGAACCCGGCGGAGGCGGTGTTCGGTGATGCTGCGGTCGTCGTGCATGACGGCTGCTCCAGGGGAGGGTGGTCGGTACGGACGGGCAGGGGACCCGGGCGGACCCGGAGGGACCGGGAGGGGCCGGGAGGGGCCGGGATGGACCGGGTGGACTCAGATCTTGACGGCTCCCTCGCCCACGCCCTTGAAGAAGAAACGCTGGAGGGCGAAGAAGAGGAGCATCATCGGCAGGAGCGCGGCCATCGCGCCGGCGGCGACGAGGCGCTGGTCGTTGACGGTGGTGGCGCCGGCCAGGGTCTTCAGGCCCAGTTGCAGGGTGTAGTTGTCGCTGTCGGTGAGGACCAGCAGGGGCCAGAGGAAGTCGTCCCAGGCCCCCATGAAGCTGGTGATGCAGACGACGGCGAGGGCACCCTTGGCGGCGGGGAGGAAGACCCGGGTGAAGCGCGTCCATTCGCCCGCCCCGTCCAGCACGGCGGCCTCCTCGATCTCCTTGGGTACGGCGAGGAAGGCCGCCCGCATCACCATGATGTTGAGCACGGAGACCGCGCCGGGGAGCCAGACGCCGATGAGGGTGTCGACCAGCCCCATTTCGCGGACCGTGAGGAACATCGAGATCATCACGGACTCGAAGGGGAACATCAGGGTCGCCACGAGCACGGTGAAGACGACCCGGCGGCCCTTCCAGGCGGCCCGGGAGAGGGCGTAGCCCCCCATCGCCGCGAAGAGCAGGTTCGAGGTGACCGCCAGGACGGCGACGGTGAGGGTGTTGCCGACGTACTGCAGCAGCGGGAAGGACTCGGCGACCCGGACGTAGTTGTCGAGGGTGGGCTGCGAGGGCAGCACGCCGTCGTACACGTTCTCGGTGCGGCCGCGTATCGAGGTCAGGAACTGCCAGACGATCGGGCCCAGCATGACCACGAGCATCAGCACCAGGGTGGCGTACCGCCCGGCGAGGCCGATCCGGTGCCGCCGGCGGGCGGCGGCGGAGGAGGTGCTCACCTCTCGTCTCCCTTCGACAGACGGCGGCCCATCAGGCTGAAGACCAGCGTCAGCAGGAACAGCAGGATGGAGATGGCCGAGGCGTAGCCGGTCTCGCCGGAGAAGCCGAGGCCGACCTGGCGGATCAGGAAGGGCAGGGTGCGGGAGCCGCCGCCGGGGCCGCCGCTCTCTCCGCCGAGGATGTAGATCTCGGTGAAGACGCGCAGCGCCGAGATGGCGGAGAGGGTGCCGACGAGCAGCATCATCGGCTTCACCTGGGGGACGGTGATGCTGAAGAAGCGGCGGACGGGTCCGGCCCCGTCGAGCGCGGCCGCTTCGTAGAGGGTGGCCGGGACGTTCCCGAGGGCCGCCAGGTAGAAGACCATGTAGTAGCCGAGGCCCTTCCACACGGTGACGATCATCGCGGAGACGAGCAGCATCGTGGAGTCCGTGAGGAACGGGACCGGCTCGGAGACGAGGTGCAGCCGCTGGAAGACGGTGTTGACCAGGCCGTCGCTGCGCAGCACCCACTGCCAGATCAGCCCGACGACCACGGCGGAGGCGATCACCGGGGTGTAGAAGGCGGAACGGAAGAAGCCGATGCCGGGGATGTTCGTGCGGACCAGGACCGCGAGGGCCAGCGGCAGCAGCACCAGGCAGGGGACGACGACCACGAGGTAGAGCACGCTGTTGCCGGTCGCGACCCAGAAGTCGGGGTCGGCGAAGGCGCGCCGGTAGTTGTCGAGTCCCACGAAGCTGCCGCCGCGCAGGATCTGGGCGTCGGTGAAGGAGAGGATGACGGTGTTGACGAACGGCCAGAGGCTGAACAGCGCCACCATCGCGAGGCCCGGGGCGAGGAACAGGTAGGGGGTCCACCAACTGCGGTGGACCAGCCCGGTATCGGTCTCCATGGCCCGCAGGGCGCGCCGCCGCTGCGCTGCTCCATGTCGCCGCCGGTGTGCCGCGGCGCCGCCCCGAGGCTCGCCGGCGGCGAGGCCGGTCACTTCTCGGCCGCTGCGGCGAGGAGCTTGTTCGCCGCTTCCTGGGCCTTCCGCACGGCGGTCCGGGGGTCCTGCTCGCCCTGGATGGCCTTCTGCATCTCGCGTACGACGGCATCACCGACCTGGTTGGTCCACTGGACGGGGGTGTTGGCGTCGAGGGCGGCGGTCTTCAGCTGGTCGGCGCCGACCGCGCGGGCGAGGGTCTCCGCGTCCTTGCCGTCGCCCTTGTCGGAGAAGAACGGGTCGGCGAGGCCCTGGGCGTTGGACGGGTAGATGGTGGCCTTCCGGGAGAACTCCACCTGGTTGGGGCCGTTGGTGACCCACTGGGCGAACTCGGCCGCGGCGTCGAGGTGTTCGGTGTCCTTCCTGATGCCGAGGGACTGGGCGTAGATGCCGATGTGGCCGAGCTTTCCGGTGACGGCACCGGCCACCTGGGTCTTGGCGTAGATCTGCGGGGCGTTCTGCTTGATGTCCTTGACGAAGCCCGGTGAGCCCGGACCGAAGACGATCTTGCCGCTGCCGTAGAGCTGGTTGATGTCGTCCGACTTGAGCAGGGACTCCTTGGGCATGGCGCCCTTGGCGTACAGGTCCTTCATCCGCTCCACCCATTCCACGGCCTTGTCCGTGTCGAAGGTGAACCGGTCCTGCTTCTCGCTGAGGATCGGGATGCCCATCTTCTGCCAGTCCCCGGGCAGCCGGCCCTTGGGGTCGGCCATGAAGGCGGAGTACCGGCCGCCGGACGCGGCGGCGATCCGCTCCGCGCAGTCGAAGAACTGCTCGACGCTGGTGGGCGGCCGGTCCGGATCCAGGCCGGCCTTCTCGAAGAGCTCTCTGTTGTACGTGAGGATCTCGGGGGTCACGTACCAGGGGTAGGCGTACACGCTGTCGCCCCGGCCGGGCAGTTTGAACTGCTCCCAGGCGCCCGGCACATACTCCTTGGCCAGCGCCCCGTCGAGCTCGGCCACGTCGGCGAGCATGCCCCGGTCGCCGAGCAGCTGGAAGGAGTCGGTGGAGAGGTTGACCACGTCGGGGAGGGCTCCGGCCTGGGCGTCCGCCACGAGCTTCTCGTTGTAGCCGTCGCCGGGGACGTCCTCCCAGACGACCTCGGCCTGCGGGTACTGCTTCTCGAAGGCGTCGATGACCCCTTGGACGTAGGCCGTGAAGGCGGGTTTCAACTGGAGGGTGCGGAAGGTGATCCGGCCGGACACCTCGCCCGTCCTCGCGGACTGCTTCGCCTCGCCCGAGCCGCCGCCGCTCAGGCCGCAGCCCGCGCTGGACAGGAGGGCGCCGGCCGCCAGCAGGGCCACAGCAATTCGGGTCGGGTTCGAACGCGTCATCGTCGCCGCCTTTGCAGAAGTCCGGCCTCATTGCCGGAGGCGGTGCCCACGGTCGTCCGAAAGCAACACCTCGTCAATGAGGCAGGTGGAAGGCTGGCCGGTGGTGCATAGGCAGCGAATGGCGCACCGGGGCCGGACCCGCCGCGAAGACCTTGATCAGTTCCATGACGACCTGCACTAATGCGCTTTAGTACAAAGGGAGTCGGGGAGGGTATCGATTCGATAACGGAGCGGTCCGCCCGTCGAACTTTGACTTCTTATCGACGGTTCACCCGAGCCTGCACTAATGCGCTTTAGCCGGAACCGGCCCGTGCGGCCGGGACTCACTCGGAGCCGGTGACTACTTGGGCTTGTTGCGGTAGATGCGGCGGCCGGCCAGGTGCGCGGTGACCGTCTCGCCCCGCCACAGCTTCCGGTCGCCGTCCGTCTCGTCCGGTGCGGGCCACCGGCCGCGGCTGATGTCCGAGCGGATGCTGTCGGGCTGCAGGCCCGACGCCTCGGCGATCTCCACGACGGTGTACCGGCGGGACGGATCGAGCTCGGTGGCCTCGCGGGTGTGATGTTCGCCGAAGAACCGGGCGACGGCCTCGGCGTCGAACTCGATGGTCCTGCCGCGCCTGCCGATGGCGGGCGGCCACCCGGGGTGCCGTCCCCACCGCGGGTTCTCCGACAGGTAGCGGGCGCTCATGCCGTAGTGCTCGGCTATCTCGGTGTAGGTCACGCCCGGGCGGCCCTCGGGAGGGACGGGGCCGCCGGCGCCTGCCTTCGACTCGGCGGGGGCGGTGCCGGCCGGCCGGGGCCGGCCCTCCGGGGCATCGGCGACGGTGAGCACGACCGTGCGGCCGTCGGGATCGGTCAGCGTGTGCCGGCCCGACGGCAGGAACCCGGCGCCGTTCGGCGGCGCCGTGAGGCCGAGGCGCAGATACCCGGTCTCCGGGCGGCCGGTGGCCGGGTAGAGCTCCAGGACGCCGCCGTCGGCGAGCGTCGCCGCATAGTGCTCGGGGCCGTTGCCGTGCCGTTCGGTGACGATGTCGAGGCCGATCCCGCGGTAGAAGTCCCGGCAGGCGTCGAGGCGGGTCGTGTAGATCACGGCGAGTTCGAGGATCATGCTGGAGCTCCCGGTCTGTGCTGGCTGGCTGTGGTCGGACGGTCGGCAGCCGACCCCCACTACGCGCAACAGCGCGGCGACGCAGGGGACTTGACCCTTGCCATGGCGCACCGCACACCTAACTCCCCGTTCCGGGTGCCCACTTCGCCCGCTCCCGCGTGGCGTGACACGCATGGACAGGAAAGGTCATCCTGAATTCCTACCATGACTGCGTACGCTGATCCCATGACCGCCGGCAGCCCTGCCGAGCCCCCGTGCGGGGCCGCGGTCCCGGCGGGTGGCCGGTGGCGCGCGGCCTCAGCGGGTGGCCAGCGGCGCGCAGCGCATGCCGATGTAGCAGCAGGGGGTGCCGTCCACGAGGGTGCCGAAGACCACGGGCGTCCAGTCCCCGCAGGAGGAACCGGCGTCGGCGGCGGCGAAGACCGTGTCGCCGAGCGGGGTGAGGTCCATGGACAGCGGCGGCGAGAAGTCCTGCATCCCGTCGGCGAATTCGTACAGCAGGTGGGGTGCGCCGTCGGGCCGCACGCTGACGGTGATGACCACCCCTTCCCGGCGGTAGGTCCCGACCAGCGGGGCGAAGTCGACGAGCGGCGGCCGCGCGGGCGGTGCGA encodes:
- a CDS encoding PaaI family thioesterase, whose protein sequence is MTISPADADKILSDNFAPWVLALGLTVQETGERHAVLRLPWSDELARDGGGLSGQAMMAAADTATVIAISAARGTYGPMTTVQQSTSFQRPVVGADVLIHVRVTKLGKRMAFADITLTPEGSPDPAATASTVYALLG
- a CDS encoding NADPH-dependent 2,4-dienoyl-CoA reductase — translated: MSSQSRYPHLLSPLDLGFTTLPNRVIMGSMHTGLEEHQGGFERLAAFYAERARGGAGLIVTGGISPNDAGRPFEGGSRLTTEDEAAEHRVITEAVHAEGGKIAMQILHFGRYAYHKDLVAPSAIQAPISPFVPNELTDAEVEGTVEDFVRAARLAKLAGYDGVEIMGSEGYLVNEFIAAATNKRTDRWGGAYENRVRFPLEIVRRTREAVGEDFIIVYRLSMLDLIPGGSTLDEVVHLAKEIEAAGATIINTGIGWHEARIPTIATSVPRGAYTWVTKRLMGAVSVPLVTSNRINTPEIAEELLADGRADLVSLARPFLADADFVAKAAAGRSETINTCIGCNQACLDHTFSGKITSCLVNPRACHETELVLSPTRTKKRVAVVGAGPAGLACSVSAAGRGHAVTLFEASGHIGGQLDVARRIPGKEEFEETIRYFGTQLVESGVEVRLNTRADVETLQGYDEVVIATGVTPRTPDIEGVDHANVVSYLDVLRDGAPVGERVAVVGAGGIGFDVAEFLTDSGEGASQDPDVYFRHWGVDTTYAGPGGLTAPERPAPPRRVHLLQRKATKVGKDLGTTTGWIHRAELKHRGVVSVAGATYDRIDDQGLHITVGGEQHLVPADTVVLCTGQEPRRDLYEALREAGIPAHLIGGADVAAELDAKRAIRQGTELAAAL
- a CDS encoding alpha-mannosidase — translated: MHDDRSITEHRLRRVLKERVKPAVHSRAIPLTVERWEAPGEPVPVAEGLAASYGPCAVGDPWGPAWGTTWFKVTGTVPADWAGRTVEAVLDLGFDRMMPGFQCEGLVHRADGGEIKALNPYNDWVRVADRAEGGEQVEWYVEAASNPVLVDHAVTYEGDLPTSGDQPLYRLARMELTVFETQVWELVQDLEVLYDLMVQLDTADARRYEILRAIGAALDALDLCDVPGTAPAARAALAGVLAAPANASAHRVSAVGHAHIDSAWLWPLRETVRKVSRTASNMVNLMDDHPEFVFAMSQAQQLDWIKTYRPELFERIKKKIADGQFVPVGGMWVESDTNMVGGEAMARQFLYGKKFFLDEFGIETQNVWLPDSFGYTAAMPQIVKLSGSKWFLTQKISWSQINRFPHHTFWWEGIDGTRVFTHFPPVDTYNCDLGGAQLAHAARNYREKGHGSRSLAPFGWGDGGGGPTREHLARARRQRDLEGSPKVRIERPDAFFEKAHAEYQDAPVWAGELYLELHRGTYTSQAKTKQGNRRSESLLREAELWAATAAVRIAGYAYPYEDLERIWKTVLLHQFHDILPGSSIAWVHREARETYAALGEELRAVTLAAQQALAGQGGEELVFNCAPHARRGVPAGGAGRPVAPREPVTVEERHGGGHVLANGRLLVQIDGRGLIVSVYDLEARRESVAPGAAANLLQIHPDFPNMWDAWDVDAFYRNRVTDLVELDRLEVTEGGPRAATVRVTRSFGRSEAVQQITLRAGAKTVDIVTDVDWHETEKFLKAAFPLDVKAERTATETQFGHVHRATHTNTSWEAAKFEICAHRWIHAEEPGWGVALLNDSTYGHDVTRDVRADGGQTTTVRLSLLRAPRYPDPETDQGSHTLRFSLAPGAGIGDAVREGHALNLPERVVRGAGPVAPLVAVDEDAVVVEAVKLAEDRSGDVIVRLYESRGGRARATLSADFPVAAAVESDLLERPLPGTAVGVATPEGLVPLTLRPFQIVTLRLRRP
- a CDS encoding carbohydrate ABC transporter permease, which codes for MSTSSAAARRRHRIGLAGRYATLVLMLVVMLGPIVWQFLTSIRGRTENVYDGVLPSQPTLDNYVRVAESFPLLQYVGNTLTVAVLAVTSNLLFAAMGGYALSRAAWKGRRVVFTVLVATLMFPFESVMISMFLTVREMGLVDTLIGVWLPGAVSVLNIMVMRAAFLAVPKEIEEAAVLDGAGEWTRFTRVFLPAAKGALAVVCITSFMGAWDDFLWPLLVLTDSDNYTLQLGLKTLAGATTVNDQRLVAAGAMAALLPMMLLFFALQRFFFKGVGEGAVKI
- a CDS encoding carbohydrate ABC transporter permease, whose product is METDTGLVHRSWWTPYLFLAPGLAMVALFSLWPFVNTVILSFTDAQILRGGSFVGLDNYRRAFADPDFWVATGNSVLYLVVVVPCLVLLPLALAVLVRTNIPGIGFFRSAFYTPVIASAVVVGLIWQWVLRSDGLVNTVFQRLHLVSEPVPFLTDSTMLLVSAMIVTVWKGLGYYMVFYLAALGNVPATLYEAAALDGAGPVRRFFSITVPQVKPMMLLVGTLSAISALRVFTEIYILGGESGGPGGGSRTLPFLIRQVGLGFSGETGYASAISILLFLLTLVFSLMGRRLSKGDER
- a CDS encoding ABC transporter substrate-binding protein — its product is MTRSNPTRIAVALLAAGALLSSAGCGLSGGGSGEAKQSARTGEVSGRITFRTLQLKPAFTAYVQGVIDAFEKQYPQAEVVWEDVPGDGYNEKLVADAQAGALPDVVNLSTDSFQLLGDRGMLADVAELDGALAKEYVPGAWEQFKLPGRGDSVYAYPWYVTPEILTYNRELFEKAGLDPDRPPTSVEQFFDCAERIAAASGGRYSAFMADPKGRLPGDWQKMGIPILSEKQDRFTFDTDKAVEWVERMKDLYAKGAMPKESLLKSDDINQLYGSGKIVFGPGSPGFVKDIKQNAPQIYAKTQVAGAVTGKLGHIGIYAQSLGIRKDTEHLDAAAEFAQWVTNGPNQVEFSRKATIYPSNAQGLADPFFSDKGDGKDAETLARAVGADQLKTAALDANTPVQWTNQVGDAVVREMQKAIQGEQDPRTAVRKAQEAANKLLAAAAEK